The stretch of DNA GGGAGAAGCTGTTTTTTTATTTAAACAAGCCGGCAAGGCTGTCGACGATTGATTGAAGGAAATCGATAATGGACTGTAGAAAGCCTTGTCCTTCTTCCGAATTTTTAAAGCTGTCCCACTGTTCTTTTGCTTTATCAATTTGGGAGTTTACTTGATCCCAGTTGATATTTAAATCTTTCATCTTATTGAATAAACCAGCAAGCTGGTCTGTCTGTGCGTCGGTCAGCGTAATATTAAGCTCGTTGGAAATATTATTGACAATCACTTTAATTTCCTGAAGCGTTTGTGGATTCTGAGCGGCCACTTCTTCTTTAATTCGTTCAATCAGCTGAGTGGCATCTTCCTGTCCGATGTCCTCACCAAGCTTAGCCGTTGTCACCATTTCTTCATTGGCTACTTGTTTTTGTTCTTCGGGAATTTTTTCACCAGTCGTCGTTTCATAGGCTTTAATAATGCCGGTTAGAGCAGCAGTACCGGACACCTCAAACGGGGCTGTAATGAAAATATCAGCATCTTTTACACTGGCAGTAGATAAGGCATTGGTGTACATTTCTTTCGATACCCATGAAATGTTTTGGGTTTCTACATTTAATCCGGAACCAGATTCCGTCGTTGTAATTTTGCTTGATGAGATGGCTTTTGTCCCAATTTGGGCTTTTGGAATATATTCACCCAAATATTTGTGTTCCTCCGCATTGGATACCGTAATCGTTTGAACATCCGCTGGTACGTTCATTTCTTCAAGCACCTTTTCTTTTTGGGCAGGTGTTAAATTTTCGCCA from Domibacillus sp. DTU_2020_1001157_1_SI_ALB_TIR_016 encodes:
- a CDS encoding DUF1002 domain-containing protein, whose product is MRKLMGLLGVAVLSFGTAVSADSTPGDTMVTLGENLTPAQKEKVLEEMNVPADVQTITVSNAEEHKYLGEYIPKAQIGTKAISSSKITTTESGSGLNVETQNISWVSKEMYTNALSTASVKDADIFITAPFEVSGTAALTGIIKAYETTTGEKIPEEQKQVANEEMVTTAKLGEDIGQEDATQLIERIKEEVAAQNPQTLQEIKVIVNNISNELNITLTDAQTDQLAGLFNKMKDLNINWDQVNSQIDKAKEQWDSFKNSEEGQGFLQSIIDFLQSIVDSLAGLFK